The Parambassis ranga chromosome 14, fParRan2.1, whole genome shotgun sequence genome includes a window with the following:
- the pygma gene encoding glycogen phosphorylase, muscle form: MSKPLSDHDRKKQISVRGLAGAENIAELKQNFNRHLHFTLVKDRNVATRRDYYFALAHTVRDHLVGRWIRTQQHYYEKDPKRVYYISLEFYMGRTLQNTMVNLALENACDEAMYQLGLDMEELEDMEEDAGLGNGGLGRLAACFLDSMASLGLAAYGYGIRYEFGIFNQKIVNGWQVEEADDWLRYGNPWEKARPEYMRPVHFYGRTEHHPDGVKWVDTQVVLALPYDTPVPGYRNNVVNTMRLWSAKAPCEFNLKDFNVGGYIQAVLDRNLAENISRVLYPNDNFFEGKELRLKQEYFVVSATLQDIIRRFKVSKFGSREIARTDFSKLPDKVAIQLNDTHPAMAIPELMRVLLDEEKLSWDKAWDICVRTCAYTNHTVLPEALERWPVDLFAHLLPRHLEIVYEINRRHLEKVAAKYPGDNDRLRRMSLIEEGGQKRINMAHLCIVGSHAVNGVAQIHSDILKATVFKDFYEMEPHKFQNKTNGITPRRWLVMCNPGLAEVIAEKIGEEFIRDLDQLKALRDFVNDDAFIRDVAKVKQENKMKFAVHLEEHYKVKINPNSMFDIQVKRIHEYKRQLLNCLHIITYYNRIKKEPNKQWTPRTVMIGGKAAPGYHTAKMIIRLITAIGEVINNDPVVGDRLKVIFLENYRVTLAEKAIPAADLSEQISTAGTEASGTGNMKFMLNGALTIGTMDGANVEMAEEAGEGNLFIFGMRVEDVDALDMKGYNAEEYYNRLPGLKQAIDQIAGGFFSPKQPDLFKEIVNMLMHHDRFKVFADYEDYIKCQEKVNALYKNPKEWTKKVIYNIAGCGKFSSDRTIAQYAREIWGMEPTLEKLPAPDDK; the protein is encoded by the exons ATGTCTAAGCCCTTGTCTGACCATGATAGGAAGAAACAGATTTCAGTGCGAGGCCTCGCCGGCGCTGAAAACATTGCGGAACTGAAGCAGAACTTCAACAGACATCTCCACTTCACGCTGGTCAAGGACAGAAATGTGGCCACTAGAAGGGATTACTACTTTGCTCTTGCCCACACAGTGCGGGACCATTTGGTTGGCAGATGGATCAGAACCCAGCAGCACTACTATGAGAAAGATCCCAAA CGTGTCTACTACATCTCCCTTGAGTTCTACATGGGTCGCACTCTCCAAAACACCATGGTGAACCTCGCACTAGAGAATGCCTGTGATGAAGCTATGTATCAG TTGGGTCTGGACATGGAGGAGTTGGAAGACATGGAGGAAGATGCTGGTTTGGGTAATGGTGGCCTGGGTCGTCTTGCTG cctgtttcCTGGACTCCATGGCTTCACTCGGTCTGGCTGCCTATGGTTATGGCATTCGCTATGAATTTGGCATCTTCAACCAGAAAATTGTCAACGGCTGGCAG GTTGAAGAGGCTGATGATTGGCTGCGCTATGGCAACCCCTGGGAGAAAGCACGTCCCGAGTACATGCGCCCAGTGCACTTTTACGGCAGGACTGAGCATCACCCTGATGGTGTCAAATGGGTTGAcactcag GTAGTATTGGCTCTTCCATACGATACCCCTGTTCCAGGCTACAGAAATAACGTTGTCAACACCATGAGGCTGTGGTCTGCAAAGGCACCCTGCGAGTTTAACCTTAAAGACT TCAATGTCGGTGGTTACATTCAGGCTGTTCTGGACAGAAATCTGGCTGAGAACATCTCTCGTGTGCTCTATCCCAATGATAAC TTCTTTGAAGGAAAGGAGCTCCGTCTGAAGCAGGAATACTTTGTGGTGTCTGCCACCCTGCAAGACATCATCCGTCGTTTCAAGGTCTCTAAGTTTGGCTCCAGGGAGATCGCTCGCACAGATTTCAGCAAGCTGCCTGACAAG GTTGCCATCCAGCTCAATGACACTCACCCTGCAATGGCTATTCCTGAGTTGATGAGGGTTTTGCTTGATGAAGAGAAGCTTAGCTGGGATAAG GCTTGGGACATCTGTGTGCGTACCTGTGCCTACACCAACCACACTGTCCTCCCTGAAGCTCTGGAGCGCTGGCCTGTGGACCTGTTTGCTCATCTACTGCCCCGTCACCTGGAAATAGTCTACGAGATCAACCGTCGCCACCTGGAG aaagttGCTGCCAAGTATCCCGGCGATAATGACCGTCTCCGCCGTATGTCCCTCATTGAGGAAGGCGGACAGAAGAGGATCAACATGGCCCATTTGTGCATTGTGGGCTCTCATGCAGTCAACGGCGTGGCCCAGATACACTCTGACATCCTCAAAGCTACAGT TTTCAAGGACTTCTATGAAATGGAGCCACATAAGTTCCAAAACAAGACCAACGGCATTACTCCTCGCCGCTGGCTGGTTATGTGCAACCCCGGGCTGGCTGAGGTCATTGCTGAG AAAATTGGGGAGGAATTTATTCGCGACCTTGACCAGCTCAAGGCTCTTCGTGACTTTGTGAATGATGATGCCTTCATTCGTGATGTTGCCAAAGTGAAAcag gaaaacaaaatgaagtttGCTGTGCACTTGGAGGAGCACTACAAGGTGAAGATCAACCCTAACTCCATGTTTGACATTCAAGTCAAGAGAATCCATGAATATAAGAGACAGCTGCTCAACTGCTTGCACATCATCACCTATTACAACC GCATCAAGAAGGAGCCCAACAAGCAGTGGACTCCAAGAACTGTCATGATTGGAGGAAAG GCTGCTCCCGGATACCACACTGCCAAAATGATCATCCGTCTGATCACAGCTATTGGTGAGGTGATCAACAATGATCCTGTGGTTGGAGACCGCCTGAAAGTCATCTTTTTGGAAAACTACAGAGTCACACTGGCAGAGAAAG CCATTCCTGCAGCCGACCTGTCAGAGCAGATTTCCACAGCTGGCACTGAGGCTTCTGGCACTGGCAACATGAAGTTCATGTTGAATGGCGCCCTGACCATTGGTACCATGGATGGAGCCAACGTTGAGATGGCCGAGGAGGCTGGTGAAGGAAACCTCTTCATCTTTGGAATGAgggtggaagatgttgatgcacTTGACATGAAAGG ATACAATGCTGAAGAGTACTACAATCGCCTGCCAGGACTGAAACAGGCTATTGACCAGATTGCTGGAGGCTTCTTTAGCCCAAAGCAGCCTGACCTGTTTAAGGAAATTGTCAACATGCTGATGCATCATGACAG GTTTAAAGTCTTTGCTGACTATGAAGACTACATTAAGTGCCAGGAGAAGGTCAATGCTCTTTACAAG AACCCCAAGGAATGGACCAAGAAGGTGATCTACAACATTGCTGGATGTGGCAAATTCTCAAGTGATCGCACCATCGCCCAGTACGCTCGTGAAATCTGGGGCATGGAGCCCACATTGGAAAAACTCCCTGCTCCTGAcgacaagtaa